A region from the Lolium perenne isolate Kyuss_39 chromosome 4, Kyuss_2.0, whole genome shotgun sequence genome encodes:
- the LOC127323664 gene encoding FBD-associated F-box protein At2g26860, translating to MTAATMPAHKRSRDEEDSLSMTTATTHPPQKRSKEEEDRLSMLTDDILLSILGRLNSRMVVRTSVLSTRWKHLPWLLPELTIDIKDFLPDPCPEPVEENHIDQAMVSLTKATRSFLANQHRESAVLNLDLRLYLINTFMCEIGSLVRDAVDGGLLKDFELAVLDKTDPRDCSDENMLQRAKEMDGFFSVYPSVPHCLTWLSLQNINFGNLDMHHVLFECCQELKHLSLYQCDTGFWSLFKIDAPSSKLCVLELIKCRFGRLEVVCLPKLEKLSWDVWVSEGVPLAFGSVPSLEELELSCGAICDQNAFKLSELLHGTTSIHTLTLDFQGEKLWVLPEMNQLCIAFNKLRELRVRGIFVEFDISWTSAFLVAAPSLEVLQIEVWEHPCDADDDREGSFSERRSPHWEMDFQDSKNLHLKELEFVGFKSLEEQFTFIRSILQRSPNLEKIVLKREEQCDYCDAFDVPSKFPKKDEQDMVARRIGDGIFSPQIIFDD from the exons ATGACGGCGGCGACAATGCCGGCGCACAAG CGATCAAGGGATGAGGAAGATAGTCTCAGCATGACAACAGCGACAACGCATCCTCCACAGAAG AGATCAAAGGAGGAGGAAGATAGGCTCAGCATGCTGACGGATGATATTCTGCTGTCTATCTTGGGGAGACTCAATTCACGTATGGTTGTAAGGACAAGTGTGCTCTCTACACGGTGGAAGCATCTGCCCTGGTTGCTGCCTGAACTCACCATCGATATCAAGGATTTCCTACCAGATCCATGCCCTGAACCTGTTGAGGAAAATCATATAGATCAAGCTATGGTGTCTTTGACCAAAGCCACCAGGAGTTTCTTGGCTAATCAACACAGAGAATCTGCCGTCTTAAATCTGGATCTTAGGCTCTACTTGATCAACACGTTCATGTGTGAAATTGGCTCATTGGTACGTGACGCAGTTGATGGTGGTCTGTTGAAAGATTTTGAGCTTGCCGTTCTTGACAAGACAGATCCCCGCGACTGTAGTGACGAGAATATGCTACAGCGTGCCAAAGAAATGGATGGTTTTTTCAGTGTCTACCCAAGTGTGCCCCACTGCCTCACATGGCTCTCCCTACAAAATATAAACTTTGGAAACTTGGACATGCATCATGTCCTGTTTGAATGCTGCCAGGAACTGAAGCATCTAAGCCTCTATCAGTGTGATACTGGTTTCTGGTCTCTGTTTAAGATTGATGCACCAAGCTCAAAACTCTGCGTCCTAGAACTCATCAAGTGTCGCTTTGGGAGACTTGAGGTGGTCTGCCTTCCAAAACTGGAGAAGCTCAGCTGGGATGTTTGGGTATCTGAAGGTGTCCCCTTAGCTTTTGGCTCTGTCCCATCTCTTGAGGAATTAGAACTCTCATGTGGCGCAATATGTGATCAAAATGCATTTAAATTAAGTGAGCTTCTACATGGAACCACAAGCATACATACTCTCACATTGGATTTCCAAGGAGAAAAA CTTTGGGTACTACCTGAAATGAATCAACTCTGCATAGCTTTCAACAAGTTAAGGGAGCTGCGTGTGCGTGGTATCTTTGTCGAATTTGACATTTCGTGGACATCAGCCTTTCTCGTGGCTGCACCTTCTCTCGAGGTGTTACAGATTGAG GTGTGGGAACATCCATGTGATGCGGATGACGACCGAGAGGGGTCCTTCTCTGAAAGGAGGAGTCCTCATTGGGAGATGGACTTCCAGGACTCCAAGAACTTGCATTTGAAAGAACTAGAATTCGTTGGCTTTAAGTCACTAGAAGAACAGTTTACATTTATAAGATCTATCCTGCAGCGATCTCCCAACTTGGAGAAGATAGTCTTGAAAAGGGAGGAGCAATGCGACTACTGCGATGCTTTTGATGTACCATCAAAATTCCCCAAGAAGGATGAGCAAGACATGGTCGCCAGGCGAATTGGAGATGGCATATTCTCACCGCAAATTATTTTTGATGACTAA